Proteins encoded by one window of Lathyrus oleraceus cultivar Zhongwan6 chromosome 1, CAAS_Psat_ZW6_1.0, whole genome shotgun sequence:
- the LOC127083054 gene encoding uncharacterized protein At1g08160 — translation MAQPLTQPQPQATKTKPKTSILRYIAMIILFLIILVGVAVLIIWLVLKPKHLQYSVEDAAIHNFNLTDANHLYANFDFTIRSNNPNSKVSIYYDSIEVSVRYEDQTLATNAIQPFFQPHKNVTRMHVRLTAQTVALYDSVPKDLKLEKTSGDIALDVFIRAKIRFKVGVWKSKHRVLKVFCSNLLVNFSKAKTFERDSCDVEM, via the coding sequence ATGGCTCAACCTCTCACACAACCACAGCCTCAAGCAACCAAAACCAAACCAAAAACTTCAATCCTACGTTACATTGCTATGATAATTTTATTCTTAATAATTCTTGTTGGCGTAGCAGTTCTCATAATTTGGCTAGTTCTAAAGCCAAAGCATTTGCAATACAGTGTTGAAGATGCTGCAATCCATAACTTCAATTTAACTGATGCAAATCATCTCTATGCAAACTTTGATTTCACAATAAGATCAAACAATCCGAATTCAAAAGTGTCGATATATTATGATTCTATTGAGGTTTCGGTTCGTTACGAGGACCAAACCCTAGCAACAAATGCGATTCAACCATTTTTTCAACCACATAAAAATGTTACGAGGATGCATGTGAGATTAACCGCTCAAACTGTCGCGTTGTATGATTCGGTGCCGAAGGATCTCAAGCTTGAGAAAACTTCTGGAGATATTGCGTTGGATGTGTTCATTAGAGCAAAGATAAGGTTTAAAGTTGGAGTGTGGAAATCGAAACATCGGGTTTTGAAGGTCTTTTGTTCTAATCTGTTGGTGAATTTTTCTAAAGCCAAGACTTTTGAAAGAGACTCTTGTGATGTTGAAATGTAA